The segment CATTGGCGGATGTTGCAACCTGAATTTCCAGAGCGCCACTACTTCCGGCCAATTCATCTGGCGTCACTTCTTCCCCATCCAGCAAATAAGTAATATTTATATCCCACGGGAGCGGCTGATTTTCCAAGCCTCCCTGGTAATAAAATTCCTCTTCCTCTGCATGAAAATGGACAGTATTATCATCCGTCTGTTCGATATCCGTTAAGTTGCTCAAGTTACGCACATTCGTGTAATTTCCGTGATCCACAATTTCACCAGGTTCGGTAACGTGGAAGGTATTAACAACGTACATGTTTTCCAGTACACCATTTGCATCTAAGTTGCCATAAACGGATTCATCCTTGGCAGAATATTCCCCTGATTCGGTCGCATCCTCTTCACTAGTATCGTCCCCAGCAAATACAGTTAAAGGAAGTGAGCCAGCCACCAACATGGTACACATTATTACAATCGCTATTTTCCTTACGCGCACATCATCACTCCCCTTTATAAAAATTTGATTTCCAAGTTGTTTTCTCAATGACCCGGTCAAATACAACCAACAATGCCGGCAGTAAGAGCACGACCAGTATAAATGCAAGTAGCGCGCCACGTCCGAGCAAGAGCCCAATAGACGATACGATTGGATCCGTTGAGGTTGCCCATAAAATAAAGCCAACACTGGAAAGAATAGATGCCGAAACACCAATCGAAAAAATCTTTTCATTAAGGGATTTTTTAATCGCTTCTTTGGTACTCATCACTTTTCGGTTTTGTGTATAGTCTTCTGTCAATAAAATCGCGTAATCAACTGTTGCCGCAAGCTGCACCGTACTGATGATCAAATACCCTATATACACAAGGGACGAACCTGCAAAGTATGGTACAGATAAATTGATCCATACAGCTGCTTGAATCGTCAACAGTAATACGACCGGGAATGAAATTGACCGGAATGTGACGAGCAGGACAAGGCCAATTGTGATCACAGTCAATAGGTTGACCATCGTGTTATCATTCTCAACAATATTTCTCATATCATATAACGTTACACTTTCACCGAGGGCATGATAATTATCACCATAATAGTCCGCCGCAGTAGCCCTTACATCTTCCACTAGAGCAAATGCTTCCTCGCCCTCTGTATCGGTTGTTGTATTTAATGTAATCCGGCTGTAGTTCTCCGAAAAGAACTGCTCCGTCTGAGCATCATCGAGATATTCCGGTGGTATGCCTGCGCCAACAGTATTAACGTAGGAAATCGTACTTGCTACTTGATCAAAATCATCCAAATCTTGTACGAGTTCTTCTTCCCGCGCAAGATCACCTTTTGGCACCATCAAAACCATTGGTGTATACGTACTAAATAATTCATTGATTTCAACTGCATCACTGCCGGCCCGTGTATTCTCAGGATGATCCCCGGTTCCATAAATGAAATTGGTCTGACTCTGTCCCAAAAATGCCGGAACGATTACGATCAGTACAATCAGCAAAACAGGGATGCGTAATTTAATGAGGTGCTTACCGACATTATACACAGTTGGCATGAATTGTTTATGCTGTGTTTTATCAATCCATTTATAGAACATTAATGTGAGCGCCGGGAGAAATACCATGACACTGATAAAGCTAAGCAGGATTCCTTTCACCAGGTTCAAACCTAAATCGGCACCAAGACCGAATTCCATAAATGTTAGCGCCATAAACCCGAAGAAGGTAGTTGAAGCACTCGCTGCAATGGCCGGGAATGACCGCTTCATTGCACGTCTCATTGCTTCTTTCGGGTCTTCTATCTCCTGCCGGTAATCGTCAAAACTATGAAGCAGGAATATCGCATAATCGAGCGAAACGGCCAGTTGCAGAATCGGTGCCACCGACTGCGTCACAAAGGAAATCTCACCAATAAAGATATTCGTTCCCAGGTTGATTACCACAGAAACCCCAATGGCCACTAGGAAAAATACCGGTTCGATCCATGACCGTGTTGACAACAGAAGAATCAAAATAATAATAGGAACGAGGATAAGTGCAGCATTCATCGTTTCCTCGCCTGTCATTTGCTGCGATATTGCCGTATCCAGGGCTTCCCCTGACATGGCATTGTCCTCACCAATTAGCTCATAGACCGCATCCGTTGTTTCTACTTCCCTGCCTTCTTCAATATGAAAAGAAAACAGCGCATTACCATCTTGATAATACGATTCAATCGTATCCGGCTCAGCCATTTCAATTGGTGTTTTAATATCGATCACATCATCAAGCCACATGACTTCCGTAACACCATCGACTGCTTCAAGTTCTTCCTTGAATGCCATCGCCTCTTGGATGCTGATATCTTTCATCATGACTCGTGTATTGGTCATACCTCCGTCAAATTCATCTTGCATCTCATCCATCGCTTGCATAGACGCGGCATCATCAGGCAGATATTCGACCATATCATAATTGATCGTTACCGCAAATTGCACCAACGCACTGACGACTGCCAGAATGACAAAGGTCAAGACGATCGATTTTCTTTTATTTAATATACCTGTCGTCATATCAATCGCCGTTCATCCTTTCTTGCATTATACATTCGAACAGGCTATATTATATACGACACCGTGTTGGAATTACAACAAACAGTTTTATAGTATGCGTACAAAAATAAACATATGACGAAAATATGTTGTCAAATATAAAAAAGAAAGTGTGACGATTTAATGAACGAAAAACTGGATCGCCGAAAAAAATATACCCGCAAAGTCCTAAAGGATAGTTTAATCAATTTATTAAAAACCAAACAGATCTCGAGCATTACGGTTAAAGAAATTTGTGAACAGGCCGATATTAACCGTTCCACCTTCTACACCCACTACAGTGATCACTTTGCTTTACTGGAGCAAATTGAAGAAGAAATCATTGCAGATTTAAACACTTATTTAAATCAATACAATTTCGAACAGGAAGAGGAAGCGCTGCAGATGACCGAAAAACTCCTGGAGTACGTCGCCTCCAAGTATGACGTCTGCCAGACCCTCCTCAACGAAAATGCCGACCATTCATTTGAACGGCGTGTCATGGAAGTCGCCAGGACATTCATTATCAAAAGCTGGATGAGCAACAATGAAGCGGATCCGGAATTTGGTGAATATGCCAGCACCTTTGTCGTCAGTGGAAGCATTTACGTCATCAAACATTGGTTGGCGAACAATATGGATCAGTCAACGAAGCAGATCGCGCGATTAATTAATAGTTTTAAGGTTAGGGAATAAGGAGTCTTGTAATTGCCAATCGTACAGGAATCGTAGCTTTCCTTTCTTTAAATTATAATCGAAAAAAATCTTGAAAAAGGGGCATCATTCACATCCCCCGTTTTTGTATTTTACTTCGATTATAGTAGTGAAACGAGGTCTGTCCAGTTCCCTGCATAGATTCCATATTTAACATTAAAAATCATTCCGTTAGGTTTAAAGCTCCTTATTAAAGGCTAAAGACAATATAAAGCTTTTTTACATCATAGGAGGTAACTGACATGAATCAATATCAGAAGTTTAATCAAAATTACATTAACGGCAATTGGGTTGATGGAACCGAAAATAAAACTGTAGAGATGCAAAACCCCTACAACAATGAAGTTCTGGCTCAAGTCAGCATCGCTTCCCTTGATCAGATAAACGAGGCATTTGATGGGGCGAAAAATGCCCAAACTAACTGGGGAAAAGATGCAGCATTACGCCAAGAGGTCATGGAAAATGCCGTCGACTATTTCAAAGAGAATAAAGAAGATATCTTAGAAATTCTAACCCTTGAATCAGGCAGCACAGCCGTCAAAGCCAATCTGGAATTTGACTTAACTATAGGCTTAATGGAAGAAGCCTCCACAATGGTCAATAAAGTCGGCAAATTTGAAGAGAAATCATCAATCATCCCGGGTAAAATGAATGAAAACTATCGCCTGCCAAAAGGCGTTATCTCTTCAATCTCACCATTTAACTTCCCACTCTACTTATCGATGCGTACGATTGCACCAGCACTGGCACTTGGTAATGCCGTTGTCCATAAAGCCGATATTCAATGCGGTCTTGTATCCGGTTCACTGATTGCCAAGGCATTTGAAGAAGGTGGTGTACCACCCGGCGTCTTTCAATCACTGTTAACAACACCTGATGTGACGGGTGATATCATGTTCAATCACAGAGCGATAAGCCGTGTCAGCTTCACTGGATCAACACCGGTTGGGCGCCGGATTGGACAAGTAGCCGGTGAACAGCTGAAAGATGTATCATTGGAGCTTGGCGGCAATGCTCCATTCTGTGTCTTAAGCGATGCCGATATCGACAAAGCTGTAGATGCCGCAATATTTGGTAAATACTTGCACCAGGGCCAAATTTGCATGATGACCAATCGCTTTATTGTGCATGAAGATGTATATGATGAATTTGTAGATAAATTTGTTGCCCGCTCCAAAGACGTGAAGTATGGCGACCCTCGTGACTCTGATGTGGTCGTCGGACCGCTCATTAACGAAAAACAGATCGAAAAGTCACTTGATAACATTCAAAAAGCAAAAAAAGCTGGATACGACATCCTACTGGAAGGTGAGCAGATTGGCAATATTTTAACGCCAACAGTCATTGGCAATGTAGATAATAACAGTGAACTGGCTCAGACGGAAATGTTTTCACCGATTGCATTGATCTCGAAAGCTTCATCCAACGATGATCTTATTGCCAAAGCCAATCACACCGAGTACGGCTTAAGTTCTTCCATATTTTCCAGGGACGAAGAAAAAGCACGAGAATATGCTCTCAACCTGACATTTGGCATGACCCACATTAATGATCAGCCGGTCAACGATGAACCAACTGCGATGTTTGGAGGTATGAACCAAAGCGGCATCGGGCGCTTTGGCAGCCCGTATATCATCGAAGAATTCACAGAAGGCAAATGGATTTCTGTGCAGAAGCAAGCGCGTGAATTTCCATTTTGATATAGGAACATTGGAAGGGCCAGCCTGTTTCTAAGGCTGGGGGGTATTATAATAAAGGGCGAACTCCAGCGAGGCTGGGGATCTTTTTTGGTGTGGAGGTGGAATTGGGCGCGATTTGGGTGCTCTCCCGGTTTTGGACTGCTCTCTCCCGATTGGAGACAGCTCCCTCCCGTTTCGAACGCATTCTTTCCCGATTTGACTGTGCTCCCTCTCGTTTCAGCGGCATCCTTTCCCGATCTAATCGCCCTCTCCCTCGTTTTCGATGATGTCGCGCCTGCGTACAGTTGTTTTTTTACTGGAAAATTTCCTATAAAACTATTTAAATTGAGAAGCTTCTCCTACTTTTTACTATCCATAAACATCCCATCCATCGCCTGTACACTTTCATAGGGGTTTGTATACGTACGATTTGATTTTTTTTGCTTTTTAACTTGTTTCATTTCGGCTTTTAAATGGTTGAATAATTGATTCATAGATGCTTGAATGCCTTCATTTAATGGAACGAGCTGTTGGCCCAGTCGTTTTTCTTCTTCCGTGTATGGTTCTGTCAAATCAACCATTAGCTGTCCTCTTTTTTCTATCAATTCATTTACCTTTTCGATGACACTCCCTCGATTTTTGGCAATTATATCCTGATCTAGTACATTTTTTAACTGTATGGTTATATCGTAAAGCGATTCCAGGCGATTCATTATATGTGAGCACCTTGTTTAAATTGGTTTTGCCTTGTTTTTAAAATAACTTCTTTCCACGTATCTCTGAATTCCATTACAAACTGCAAAGCTTCCTCCAGCAGTGCTACCTCATTTTTTATATTTCCTTCTTTAAGCTGATAGTTTATGTAATCATATAGTGGCAGCATTTGTTTTGAAATTTCCACGTTAGTATCTAAGGTGAGCATTAATTCCTGAATAATATTTTGCGCTTTTTGGATGTTTGTGTTTTTTGCCTCATAATTAGTTTCATTCAAGTTTTTGATAGCCTGTTTAATAAACTTAATACATCCATTATACAGCATTAACGTCAGTTCCCCTCCAGATGCCGTGTTAACAGCATTGTCCTTATATACTTGATAGGATTTGTTTGTTGCCATTCGACTCACTCCTTATAAAGATTGATATGATTTATGCTGATCCGCCACCGAATTGGTTCATTAACATCATTGATTGCTGATTCATTCTTGAAATCGCTTGTTCCATTTGTCCAAATTCATTCCAGTACCGTGTTTCTATCCGGGTCAATCGATCTTCAAAAGCACTGATACGATCATCCATGTCCTTAAGACGTTTACCTAATGTGTAATTTTCAAGCGTATCCATACCGTTACCCGCACGTGCTTCGATTCGCCCCATTGTCTGTTCGACTGCATCTTCTAAGCGATTGACCAAACCTCGACTCACGCCTTCTACATCATTGGAAAATAGAGCTTGAACCCCGTCCGGATCCTCTCGAAGGGCTTTTTTTAGCTCATCTTCATCAACTTCAAGTTTTCCGCCATCCAGGTAGTCAGAAGTGGTCGTAATGCCAATTTGGGTTAACGATGTAATTTCTCCACCCGTATCCACATTCGAATACCAACTTTGACGCATGGAAAATAAGCCGCCTGAAATAGCCGATTCACCTCTAAGTATTCCGCTCATTGCCCTTTCTTCCCAAAGTTCAATCTCTCTCTCTGACATTTCCTCTTTCTGTTCATCGGTTAACGGTGGATAATCCCGGAACTTTTCTTCCTGTTGTGTTTCATTTAACGTCTCCACTACTTCATTGTACTTATCAACAAATTCCATAATGGAGTCAAAAGCAGCATCTACATCATTGTTAACAGTTAGTTTTGCGCTTGTGTCTCCAGTTGTATTTTTAAATTCGAAATTCACACCGTTGAGTGTATAATTATTTTCCTCTGATTCTATCTCCAAAGCGCCGTTATAGGTGAATTTTGCATTTTCACCGCCTGTTTCTACCTTATGCCAATTGCCGAATTCATCTTGTCTACCATTTTTTATTTGAAGTACGTCTGTAATAAACGATGAGTTCGTTTGCCTATCAAAACCAATTTCCGCACCAAGAAATTCATCCGATTGATTATAATTTCCTGGTCTCGTCGTTTCCATGACTACCTTTTGAGATTGCTCATCAAAAAAAGCTCGAACATGGTTATCATCGTTGGTGATAGTTGATAGAACATCCTCTAATGTATCACCTTCTTTAATCTCATATTCGTGTTGTTCCTTGCCATCTTCATCAAATGTGAAAAATTCAAACGCCTGAGGTTCAATTCCTTGTTCAGTCAGACTTTCTTTAGGGTCAATAGCTAACGCGTCCTGACTCACATTTATCGCCGAACTCGCCAACTGATTTACTTTAATATCATACGTACCATTCGAGGCACTTGAATTGCCGGTTGCTGTTACGGCATCTTCCATGGATGAATTGACTGTTTTTGGATTATATGTATGGCTCAATTTCATATCCAGCATCATATTATCCAGTTCCAGCAATTTTTTATTAACATCTCGAAAGCCATCCCGTTCCCACTCCTGGAGTGTTTTATCCTGTTGCATTTTATTAAGTGGTATCCGTTCAGCAGCCATTAATTGATTGACAAGGGAATCAATATCCATTCCGCTTGCTAAGCCGCCAATTCGCATGTTGATCACTCCTTACTAAATCTTTTCATCGACAAGCAAACCTATAAATTCCTCAAGTCTGTTATTTTTACTTATATCGGCTTAAGGCTTGTCATCATGTAGGCTTCACCGGAAAAACAGTACGTTTTACCTATTATTTTTTAGAAGTGAAAGTAAGTCAGATGATATGTGCGCAGCTTCACTATTTTGTTCTTGGATATCCAGATAGATTTCTTTGCGATATATGTCAACAGATTTAGGCGCCTCAATTCCAAGCTTTATTTGATCTCCTTCAACTCCCAAGATCTTTATTTCAATATCATCACCAACCTGAATAGATTCATTTTGTTTTCGCGTTAAAACAAGCATGTTTATTCTCCTTCCACTTTTACAAAATCGTCAGGAACAATGGGAGCTTGTGCAGGAATCTCATCCCTGTTTATGATGTATTGCTTACCCTTCTTACTGGCAGGATTGATGATCACAGGCGCTTTTAAATTCAATGTACTCGTATGAAGTGGATCTTTTAACGTAACAATCGTTAATACGATAACATCCTTCTCGCTTTGAATATGTAGGCTGTCTAATAAAGAATCCTCTAGCTCAAATGAATAATCCTGATAAAAGTGATATGGGTCCGTCACAATAAATGCTGTATTTACGTTTCGAATCGATTGTAAAACTTGAAAAATCGGATTATCCGGAAGATCGAGTAAAACAAATTCAGATTCTTCGATGAAGCCGGGAAGACCCGCTGAAAAGTGTATTACTTTTTGATCTTCTATTTCCATTTCACCTAGGTATTTGGTGTGTATATGCATTCAACATTCTCCTTCCTAAACAAAAAGATAATAACCGTTCCCGTATAATAAAACCCTGGCCCTATTGATGGGTCAGGATCATGTCAGTTTCAGCGCAGAAAATCCATTAACGTCGGTTGAATGATCCGCGAACCAGCTGATAATGCAGCACGATGTACACTCTCTTGTGTAATGAGTTGCGTTATCACTTCAGCATAGTTTATATCTTCGTTTTCCGACATCGTTTTCGTAGCAACAATTTCCTGTTCACTTAATCGATTTTCAATTAATTCAAGGCGGTTCATCCGTGCACCTAAATCAGCTCTTGCATTGATGGTATTTGTAATATTTTCATCCATTGACTCAACGCTCTGCTCAATTGTTGCTTGATCATTACCACCTAATGCATCTATAAAGCTATCAATATCGTTAAATAATTCTTCATTAAAAACACTTTCAGGGTCAACATTTGCCTGAAGCTTCGTACCACCCGAAACTTCGATCATGACTGGATCATTCGTTAGGGAAAGATTTCCATCCTCATCGATCGGCAATGCATTAGTATTTGTTCCATTAAAAATATATTTTCCGCCCACATTTGTATTCGCAATATCGATGAGATGCGCTTTAATCTCTTCTGCTTCTTCTTTTATGTTTTGCCGTTCGTCTGCGCCATACGTATCATTACTTGCTTGTACAGCTAATTCACGTAATTTCTGCATGGACTGTGTTGCTTGATTTAATGCGGCATCTGAATTATCCATCCATGTATGAACTTCATTGGTATTGCGCTGGAACTGTTCGATTTGGGTTAATTGCGAACGATAGTTCATCCCGTTCATTGCAATTATTGGATCATCAGAAGGAAGGTTAATCTTCTTACCGGTGCTTAACTGATTCATATATGTACTCAACTTTGCATTACTACTTGAAATATGTTGCATCATATTATTGGATAGCATTCCTTGTGTAACGCGCATGTTACCTACCTCCCGACTAATCCCATATTATTTATAATTGTATCTAGGAGCTCATCCGTCTGCGTCATACTTCTAGCTGCAGCATTATACGCATGCTGAAATTTAATCATATTGCTCATTTCCTCATCCAGTGAAACAGCACTCACTGACATACGCTGATTCACTACTTGGTTTTTGAGAATATTAGTATTATCCACCATACGATTCGCCTCTTGTGCGTTAACCCCTAATTCTCCTATCAATGACTGATAAAAGCCATTTACAGAATTATCATTTCCTAATGGATCATTCTCTAATGCCTTATTAAAAATGTCAGCTAACGCAGTGGCATTATCACCATTACCAGCATTCCCATCTGTGCTGGCAGCTATTTTTTCAGGGTTATTTATAAGATCTAGTGATACAGTAATAGATCCGGCTGCACCTGCATCGCCTGTAAATTCAAAGAACTGTAGACCATTATTTCCTTCCAAATTATAGCCTTCGCTGTGAACGCTGTTAAATGCTTCTGCAAAAACACTAGCCATATCATCCAAACCTGTAAGCATCTCTGTATACATGTTTGATGATTCTATAAGCCCTTTCAACGAACCTTTGGACTCCATGATGTCTATTGTCTGCCCGCCTGCAGTAACTTTACCTGATTCACTAACTGCCAGCTCATTCACTTTACTACCTTCACCTGCTTCAAGGCCAAGGTTTCCATCAAGCAAAATCACCGGTTCACGAAACGATTTCCCATTATCATTGACCAATTCAATTGTTGCAAGGCCATCAGCAATATCAAGTGAGCTGGACGAACTTTTCGAATAACTAACCTTAATGTTAAAGCTATTTGATAAGTCATCAATCAAACGATCACGCTTATCATATAAATCATTTGCTACATTACCATGTGACTCAATTTGTTTTACCTGTTCATTAATACTGTTTATCTGATGTAATAAAATGTTTGCTTCTTGTACCTTCACATCCATTTGGTTTTGTAAATCGGAATGAATAGAGGTTAGTGATTCAGATAGGTAATTAAAGTTTTCTGCAACCGCAAGTCCTCTCTGTGCAACTACAGATCTTGCCCCCGCGTTTTCCGGGGTGACGGAAAGATCCTGAAGTGACTGCCAGAATTGATCCATCGTACTGGACAGGCCATTCTCTGACGGCTCATTCATTAAACGTTCCATACGGCCAAGTGCATTCGCCTTAGTTTCCCAGTATCCCGTATTACTATTTTCCGCACGGTACTGGTTATCCAGAAATTCATTTCGAATGCGCTGAACTGAACCTACTTGTACCCCGGTCCCCATCTGGCCAGGGATTTCCGGATGGTTCCGTGATGCAGCAGGATACGGAGAGGCTGTTTCAAAATTGACTCGTTGTCTCGAATAACCTTCCGTATTCGCATTGGCTATATTATGGCCAGTCGTATACAATGCCGATTGTTGTGTGGATAGGGCTTGCCTCGCCATTTCTAACCCGTGAAATGTACTCATGTCTTTGCTCCTTTATTATGCCTTTGAATCAAATACTGACCTTTTCATAGTAACTGATTCTTGCTTGCTATTTCCGTAATTCATATTTTTTATTGATGGATTCATCATATCTAAGGATAACTGGACGAATTTCATAGATTGATTTAATAAGGATTCATTAAGTTGCTCTTGCTGTTTTAACGTTGTAATCAATTCAGTCAGCTTAGTCGTAACAGCTGTCAGCTCCTGTTTTTCATCTTCATCGCTTATGATTTCCAGCATATGTGTTATGGTTGTATCCGTAAGTGGAAGTTCATTTTCAAAAAACCATGCTTCAACAGCTTCCTGGCGAGTCTTTTCTACCTTTTCAAACGTCCTAATTTGTTTTCGCTCTTTTACTAATAAGGACTGCAGCTTTTCAACAGAGCCTTCCTTCACGACCTTCGTTTTCTCTCTGGAAAGGCTTACTAAGTCTTCGTGGATTGCCACTAGATTCTCAAGTGTCTTTATTATTTGGTTTATGGACAAAATCGTGTCTCCTTTAAAGGTTATTTTCGGTATTGTTTCTACCGTGACCAGAAATCAATCATTTTTTGTGCTGTTTTCTCATGATTTACCTTGTATTCACCAGACTCCACTTGATTTTTAATTTCCTGCACATAGGAGTCCCGCTGCGCATTTGTCTTTTCACTTTCCAGTAATTGCTTCGCTTGACTGGATATTTCAACTTGATCTTTTTTATTTGAATCATTTTTTATCTCAGCTTGTTTCTGTATCTGGTTATTTTTATAAGGATTGAAATTTGTATGGTTAGAACCATTTATTTTCATAGGTAAATCACCTCTTTCCTATTATCGACTTATTACACTACGATCTAAAGCATTATTTTTCATCAAAAGCATAATATAT is part of the Virgibacillus sp. NKC19-16 genome and harbors:
- a CDS encoding efflux RND transporter permease subunit, which produces MTTGILNKRKSIVLTFVILAVVSALVQFAVTINYDMVEYLPDDAASMQAMDEMQDEFDGGMTNTRVMMKDISIQEAMAFKEELEAVDGVTEVMWLDDVIDIKTPIEMAEPDTIESYYQDGNALFSFHIEEGREVETTDAVYELIGEDNAMSGEALDTAISQQMTGEETMNAALILVPIIILILLLSTRSWIEPVFFLVAIGVSVVINLGTNIFIGEISFVTQSVAPILQLAVSLDYAIFLLHSFDDYRQEIEDPKEAMRRAMKRSFPAIAASASTTFFGFMALTFMEFGLGADLGLNLVKGILLSFISVMVFLPALTLMFYKWIDKTQHKQFMPTVYNVGKHLIKLRIPVLLIVLIVIVPAFLGQSQTNFIYGTGDHPENTRAGSDAVEINELFSTYTPMVLMVPKGDLAREEELVQDLDDFDQVASTISYVNTVGAGIPPEYLDDAQTEQFFSENYSRITLNTTTDTEGEEAFALVEDVRATAADYYGDNYHALGESVTLYDMRNIVENDNTMVNLLTVITIGLVLLVTFRSISFPVVLLLTIQAAVWINLSVPYFAGSSLVYIGYLIISTVQLAATVDYAILLTEDYTQNRKVMSTKEAIKKSLNEKIFSIGVSASILSSVGFILWATSTDPIVSSIGLLLGRGALLAFILVVLLLPALLVVFDRVIEKTTWKSNFYKGE
- a CDS encoding TetR/AcrR family transcriptional regulator; this translates as MNEKLDRRKKYTRKVLKDSLINLLKTKQISSITVKEICEQADINRSTFYTHYSDHFALLEQIEEEIIADLNTYLNQYNFEQEEEALQMTEKLLEYVASKYDVCQTLLNENADHSFERRVMEVARTFIIKSWMSNNEADPEFGEYASTFVVSGSIYVIKHWLANNMDQSTKQIARLINSFKVRE
- a CDS encoding aldehyde dehydrogenase family protein, whose amino-acid sequence is MNQYQKFNQNYINGNWVDGTENKTVEMQNPYNNEVLAQVSIASLDQINEAFDGAKNAQTNWGKDAALRQEVMENAVDYFKENKEDILEILTLESGSTAVKANLEFDLTIGLMEEASTMVNKVGKFEEKSSIIPGKMNENYRLPKGVISSISPFNFPLYLSMRTIAPALALGNAVVHKADIQCGLVSGSLIAKAFEEGGVPPGVFQSLLTTPDVTGDIMFNHRAISRVSFTGSTPVGRRIGQVAGEQLKDVSLELGGNAPFCVLSDADIDKAVDAAIFGKYLHQGQICMMTNRFIVHEDVYDEFVDKFVARSKDVKYGDPRDSDVVVGPLINEKQIEKSLDNIQKAKKAGYDILLEGEQIGNILTPTVIGNVDNNSELAQTEMFSPIALISKASSNDDLIAKANHTEYGLSSSIFSRDEEKAREYALNLTFGMTHINDQPVNDEPTAMFGGMNQSGIGRFGSPYIIEEFTEGKWISVQKQAREFPF
- a CDS encoding flagellar protein FliT — protein: MNRLESLYDITIQLKNVLDQDIIAKNRGSVIEKVNELIEKRGQLMVDLTEPYTEEEKRLGQQLVPLNEGIQASMNQLFNHLKAEMKQVKKQKKSNRTYTNPYESVQAMDGMFMDSKK
- the fliS gene encoding flagellar export chaperone FliS translates to MATNKSYQVYKDNAVNTASGGELTLMLYNGCIKFIKQAIKNLNETNYEAKNTNIQKAQNIIQELMLTLDTNVEISKQMLPLYDYINYQLKEGNIKNEVALLEEALQFVMEFRDTWKEVILKTRQNQFKQGAHI
- a CDS encoding flagellar hook-associated protein 2, translated to MRIGGLASGMDIDSLVNQLMAAERIPLNKMQQDKTLQEWERDGFRDVNKKLLELDNMMLDMKLSHTYNPKTVNSSMEDAVTATGNSSASNGTYDIKVNQLASSAINVSQDALAIDPKESLTEQGIEPQAFEFFTFDEDGKEQHEYEIKEGDTLEDVLSTITNDDNHVRAFFDEQSQKVVMETTRPGNYNQSDEFLGAEIGFDRQTNSSFITDVLQIKNGRQDEFGNWHKVETGGENAKFTYNGALEIESEENNYTLNGVNFEFKNTTGDTSAKLTVNNDVDAAFDSIMEFVDKYNEVVETLNETQQEEKFRDYPPLTDEQKEEMSEREIELWEERAMSGILRGESAISGGLFSMRQSWYSNVDTGGEITSLTQIGITTTSDYLDGGKLEVDEDELKKALREDPDGVQALFSNDVEGVSRGLVNRLEDAVEQTMGRIEARAGNGMDTLENYTLGKRLKDMDDRISAFEDRLTRIETRYWNEFGQMEQAISRMNQQSMMLMNQFGGGSA
- the csrA gene encoding carbon storage regulator CsrA: MLVLTRKQNESIQVGDDIEIKILGVEGDQIKLGIEAPKSVDIYRKEIYLDIQEQNSEAAHISSDLLSLLKNNR
- the fliW gene encoding flagellar assembly protein FliW — its product is MHIHTKYLGEMEIEDQKVIHFSAGLPGFIEESEFVLLDLPDNPIFQVLQSIRNVNTAFIVTDPYHFYQDYSFELEDSLLDSLHIQSEKDVIVLTIVTLKDPLHTSTLNLKAPVIINPASKKGKQYIINRDEIPAQAPIVPDDFVKVEGE
- the flgL gene encoding flagellar hook-associated protein FlgL, translating into MRVTQGMLSNNMMQHISSSNAKLSTYMNQLSTGKKINLPSDDPIIAMNGMNYRSQLTQIEQFQRNTNEVHTWMDNSDAALNQATQSMQKLRELAVQASNDTYGADERQNIKEEAEEIKAHLIDIANTNVGGKYIFNGTNTNALPIDEDGNLSLTNDPVMIEVSGGTKLQANVDPESVFNEELFNDIDSFIDALGGNDQATIEQSVESMDENITNTINARADLGARMNRLELIENRLSEQEIVATKTMSENEDINYAEVITQLITQESVHRAALSAGSRIIQPTLMDFLR
- the flgK gene encoding flagellar hook-associated protein FlgK yields the protein MSTFHGLEMARQALSTQQSALYTTGHNIANANTEGYSRQRVNFETASPYPAASRNHPEIPGQMGTGVQVGSVQRIRNEFLDNQYRAENSNTGYWETKANALGRMERLMNEPSENGLSSTMDQFWQSLQDLSVTPENAGARSVVAQRGLAVAENFNYLSESLTSIHSDLQNQMDVKVQEANILLHQINSINEQVKQIESHGNVANDLYDKRDRLIDDLSNSFNIKVSYSKSSSSSLDIADGLATIELVNDNGKSFREPVILLDGNLGLEAGEGSKVNELAVSESGKVTAGGQTIDIMESKGSLKGLIESSNMYTEMLTGLDDMASVFAEAFNSVHSEGYNLEGNNGLQFFEFTGDAGAAGSITVSLDLINNPEKIAASTDGNAGNGDNATALADIFNKALENDPLGNDNSVNGFYQSLIGELGVNAQEANRMVDNTNILKNQVVNQRMSVSAVSLDEEMSNMIKFQHAYNAAARSMTQTDELLDTIINNMGLVGR
- a CDS encoding flagellar protein FlgN, giving the protein MSINQIIKTLENLVAIHEDLVSLSREKTKVVKEGSVEKLQSLLVKERKQIRTFEKVEKTRQEAVEAWFFENELPLTDTTITHMLEIISDEDEKQELTAVTTKLTELITTLKQQEQLNESLLNQSMKFVQLSLDMMNPSIKNMNYGNSKQESVTMKRSVFDSKA
- the flgM gene encoding flagellar biosynthesis anti-sigma factor FlgM; its protein translation is MKINGSNHTNFNPYKNNQIQKQAEIKNDSNKKDQVEISSQAKQLLESEKTNAQRDSYVQEIKNQVESGEYKVNHEKTAQKMIDFWSR